Proteins encoded within one genomic window of Microbacterium sp. LKL04:
- a CDS encoding glycosyltransferase family 4 protein: MPLPGVSILSLHYPPEPTGNAPYAGSLSKGLHALGHRVDVTTTHPHYPEWKIRAGYGQWSRTEVVAGLRVRRLRHYVPSPPRGFKRLASELSFGVRLFFARTEGAVIICVSPSLFASALAAFRNKFRLRRRPLIVWVQDIYTLGLAETGQGNRLASTVTRGVESWTLREADQVVVVHQRFADWVANNLGVDRQRITVVRNWTHLPPAEATDRDAARDALGWPTDRTVAVHAGNMGAKQGLENVVEAARLADSQGANVLFILLGNGSERAHLQSIAAGIERLRFVDSLEDREFRLALAAADVLLVNEKPGVSGMAVPSKLTSYFDAARPVVAATDVQGITADEVRNAGAGLVVEAGRPEDLLNAVFAIGSEPSLAGSLGASGRAYRERVLDINAAWAAWSRAVSNLLSA, from the coding sequence ATGCCACTTCCAGGAGTCTCCATTCTCAGTCTTCACTACCCTCCGGAGCCGACGGGGAACGCGCCCTACGCAGGCTCACTGTCGAAGGGCCTTCATGCTCTCGGTCATCGTGTGGATGTGACCACCACCCACCCTCATTATCCAGAGTGGAAGATACGCGCAGGTTACGGCCAGTGGTCGCGAACGGAAGTGGTTGCAGGACTCCGAGTTCGGCGGCTACGTCACTATGTGCCCAGTCCGCCTCGCGGCTTCAAGCGGCTCGCTTCAGAGCTCAGCTTCGGAGTGAGACTCTTCTTCGCGCGCACCGAAGGGGCAGTGATCATCTGCGTCTCACCATCGTTGTTCGCAAGCGCGCTAGCTGCGTTCCGAAACAAGTTCCGGCTTCGCCGACGACCGCTGATCGTATGGGTGCAGGACATCTATACGCTCGGGCTTGCTGAGACGGGCCAGGGCAATCGACTGGCCTCCACGGTCACGCGAGGAGTTGAGTCTTGGACACTACGGGAAGCCGATCAAGTTGTAGTGGTGCATCAGAGATTTGCGGACTGGGTTGCCAACAACCTCGGTGTCGACAGGCAGCGCATCACAGTTGTGCGGAATTGGACACACCTCCCGCCCGCTGAGGCAACCGATAGAGATGCAGCCCGCGACGCGCTCGGGTGGCCGACCGACCGGACGGTAGCGGTGCACGCGGGAAACATGGGGGCTAAGCAGGGTCTGGAAAACGTTGTCGAGGCAGCTCGCCTGGCAGATTCGCAAGGCGCAAACGTTCTATTCATTCTCCTCGGCAACGGATCCGAGCGCGCTCACCTTCAGTCGATCGCTGCAGGAATCGAAAGACTCCGCTTCGTTGACTCGCTTGAGGATCGAGAGTTCCGACTTGCCTTGGCCGCCGCAGACGTCCTGCTGGTTAATGAGAAACCTGGAGTCTCAGGGATGGCCGTCCCAAGCAAACTGACCTCGTACTTCGACGCCGCGCGGCCTGTTGTCGCTGCGACCGACGTGCAAGGAATCACAGCGGACGAGGTGCGAAATGCAGGCGCAGGATTAGTCGTCGAGGCCGGCCGGCCTGAAGATCTTTTGAACGCCGTTTTTGCGATCGGTTCAGAGCCCAGTCTCGCAGGAAGTCTTGGAGCTTCTGGACGGGCCTATCGAGAGCGGGTTCTGGATATAAACGCGGCTTGGGCAGCTTGGTCTAGAGCTGTGAGCAATCTCCTTTCGGCGTGA
- the gmd gene encoding GDP-mannose 4,6-dehydratase, which yields MTKRALITGITGQDGSYLAELLLSKGYEVHGLIRRASTFNTHRIDHLYVDPHDPSAKLFLHYGDLSDGARMVTLMSEINPDEVYNLAAQSHVRVSFDEPEHTADTTGTGTVRLLEAVRLSGIKTRFYQASTSELFGATPPPQGESTPFYPRSPYGVAKLYSYWIVKNYREAYDMFAVNGILFNHESPRRGETFVTRKITRAVARIKAGVQKDLYLGNLESIRDWGYAAEYVEGMWRMLQADEPEDFVLGTGVGYTIKDFLETSFGHVGLDWQEFVKFDERYLRPTEVDALIGDPSKAADKLGWVPTIDGKQLAKLMVDADVEALEKGPEWIDTVKLASWGTA from the coding sequence TTGACCAAGCGCGCACTCATCACGGGCATCACTGGCCAAGACGGCTCATATCTTGCCGAGCTACTGCTGTCGAAGGGGTACGAGGTGCACGGACTAATCCGTCGAGCATCGACCTTCAACACGCACCGTATCGACCACCTGTACGTCGATCCGCACGATCCGTCGGCGAAGCTCTTCCTCCACTACGGCGACCTGAGCGACGGCGCCCGCATGGTCACTCTCATGAGCGAGATCAACCCCGACGAGGTCTACAACCTTGCCGCGCAGTCGCACGTGCGCGTGTCTTTCGACGAGCCTGAGCACACGGCCGATACGACGGGCACCGGCACGGTCCGACTGCTCGAGGCCGTCCGCCTCTCCGGCATCAAGACGCGGTTCTACCAGGCGTCTACCTCAGAGCTTTTCGGAGCCACGCCCCCGCCGCAGGGCGAGAGCACGCCGTTCTACCCGCGCTCGCCCTATGGCGTTGCCAAGCTCTACTCGTACTGGATCGTGAAGAACTACCGCGAGGCGTACGACATGTTCGCCGTCAACGGCATCCTCTTCAACCACGAGTCGCCTCGCCGAGGCGAGACGTTCGTCACGCGAAAGATCACGCGTGCCGTCGCCCGCATCAAAGCCGGCGTCCAGAAGGATCTCTATCTCGGCAACCTCGAGTCGATCCGCGACTGGGGCTACGCCGCGGAGTACGTCGAGGGCATGTGGCGCATGCTGCAGGCCGACGAGCCCGAAGACTTCGTCCTCGGCACGGGCGTCGGCTACACGATTAAGGACTTCCTCGAGACGTCATTCGGTCACGTCGGGCTCGACTGGCAGGAGTTCGTGAAGTTCGACGAGCGCTACCTGCGGCCCACCGAGGTGGACGCCCTCATCGGCGACCCGTCGAAGGCAGCGGACAAGCTCGGCTGGGTCCCGACGATCGATGGGAAGCAACTGGCCAAGCTCATGGTTGACGCCGACGTGGAAGCACTCGAAAAGGGTCCGGAATGGATCGACACCGTGAAGCTGGCGTCGTGGGGAACCGCGTGA
- a CDS encoding GDP-L-fucose synthase family protein, which translates to MDRHREAGVVGNRVSTATDGVTYTPSELDRDATFYVAGHRGLVGSAIVRKLETEGFTHVVGKSSADLDLKNRDDVFAYMAEIKPRYLVLAAAKVGGILANSTYPVDFLSDNMRIQTNVLDAALANDVERVAFLGSSCIYPKLAEQPIREDSLLTGHLEPTNDAYAIAKIAGILHTQAVRRQYGLPWISAMPTNLYGPNDNFSPKGSHVLPALIRRYDEAAKAGAPAVTNWGTGTPRREFLHSDDMADAVLHLMEHYDGPDQVNVGTGSDVTIREIAETIADVTGFGGETEWDTTKPDGTPQKLLDVSKLAEAGWTARISLQEGLERTVAWYRDHVDSIRE; encoded by the coding sequence ATGGATCGACACCGTGAAGCTGGCGTCGTGGGGAACCGCGTGAGTACCGCCACCGACGGAGTCACCTATACGCCGAGCGAGCTCGATCGCGATGCGACGTTCTACGTCGCCGGGCACCGCGGTCTCGTCGGGTCGGCGATCGTTCGGAAACTCGAGACGGAGGGTTTCACCCATGTCGTCGGAAAGAGTTCCGCAGATCTCGACCTGAAGAACCGCGACGACGTCTTCGCTTACATGGCCGAGATCAAGCCGCGGTACCTCGTCCTCGCGGCAGCCAAGGTCGGCGGCATCCTCGCCAACAGCACCTATCCGGTGGACTTCCTCTCCGACAACATGCGGATCCAGACGAACGTGCTCGACGCGGCGCTCGCCAATGACGTCGAACGGGTCGCCTTCCTCGGATCGTCGTGCATCTATCCAAAGCTCGCCGAGCAGCCCATCCGTGAGGATTCGCTGCTCACGGGGCACCTCGAGCCCACGAATGACGCGTACGCGATCGCGAAGATCGCCGGCATCCTTCACACGCAGGCCGTGCGCCGCCAGTACGGGCTGCCGTGGATCAGCGCCATGCCGACGAACCTGTACGGACCGAACGACAACTTCTCGCCGAAGGGCTCGCACGTCCTCCCCGCGCTCATTCGTCGTTACGACGAGGCGGCGAAAGCGGGTGCTCCCGCCGTCACGAACTGGGGCACGGGAACCCCACGACGTGAGTTCCTGCACTCCGATGACATGGCTGACGCAGTTCTGCACCTGATGGAGCATTACGACGGGCCCGATCAGGTAAACGTCGGTACCGGTAGCGACGTCACCATCCGCGAGATCGCGGAGACGATCGCCGACGTGACCGGGTTCGGCGGCGAGACCGAATGGGACACCACCAAGCCTGACGGCACCCCGCAGAAGCTGCTCGACGTCTCCAAGTTGGCGGAGGCCGGCTGGACCGCCAGGATCAGTCTGCAAGAGGGACTCGAGCGCACGGTCGCGTGGTACCGCGACCACGTCGACAGCATTCGCGAGTGA
- a CDS encoding Dabb family protein: MLFRVHDDVDEHDVAHAIGQLTSLADLPGIVSWHIARSLDERKGRIVIEEAEFSDAEAFAAFRSHPRHQSIAAEMARISDWWIGDRIS, from the coding sequence GTGCTCTTCCGGGTCCATGACGATGTCGACGAGCACGATGTGGCGCATGCCATCGGGCAGCTGACCTCACTTGCGGATCTGCCGGGAATAGTGAGCTGGCACATCGCGCGATCTCTCGACGAGCGCAAGGGACGCATCGTCATCGAAGAAGCCGAGTTCTCAGACGCCGAAGCATTCGCGGCGTTTCGGTCACATCCCCGGCACCAATCGATCGCCGCGGAGATGGCGAGGATCTCGGACTGGTGGATCGGCGACCGGATCAGCTGA
- a CDS encoding DUF4916 domain-containing protein encodes MTYLPDDVYALIEESVPVLCVDFVPVRTNAQGREVGLILRDSPFGAVWCHLGGRVMRGETLVSALRRHASDTLDVDIAVDANAQPHHVYEWFPVELAPRDGTKHGQDPRKHSVGLSYVMEIIGEPAPRNEATAFGYFPVDDLPEPMWPGSEALVRHLLS; translated from the coding sequence GTGACCTATCTCCCCGACGACGTGTACGCCCTCATAGAGGAATCGGTGCCCGTCTTGTGCGTCGACTTCGTGCCGGTACGAACGAACGCACAGGGTCGCGAGGTCGGTCTCATCCTGCGCGATTCACCGTTCGGAGCCGTGTGGTGTCACCTCGGCGGGCGTGTCATGCGTGGCGAGACGCTCGTGAGTGCACTACGACGTCACGCCTCCGACACCCTGGATGTTGATATCGCCGTTGACGCGAACGCGCAGCCACATCACGTCTACGAATGGTTCCCGGTCGAACTCGCTCCGCGCGACGGAACGAAGCATGGACAGGATCCACGCAAGCACTCCGTCGGGTTGTCCTACGTAATGGAGATAATCGGCGAGCCCGCGCCCCGAAACGAGGCGACGGCGTTCGGCTACTTCCCCGTCGACGACCTCCCCGAACCGATGTGGCCGGGATCGGAAGCGTTGGTGCGCCACTTACTCAGCTGA
- a CDS encoding polysaccharide biosynthesis tyrosine autokinase: MELSDYIRVLRKNWLIIVVLTLVGLGAAAAYSLTRTPVYESSSSVAVSTQTGGTASDIQQGANFAQTRINTYVGLVTTPIVLNPVIADLDLGVTADALEKQITASSALNTTIITITATDPDPVVAANLANQAAASLSKVVPEIEPEIEGGSPVRLTRVSDAQPALAPASPNVPLNLALGVLVGLALGVGVAVLRTVLDNKVRTPRDAEGITAAPSLGAIAYDAKAKERPLIVHADPLSPRAESFRALRTNLQFLDMGGRASFVVTSSVPSEGKSTTTINLAIALADAGKKVALLDTDLRKPKVAEYLGIEGGVGLTDVLIGRVRVGDVMLPWGGRSLFVLPAGKIPPNPSELLGSKQMATLLEVLERDFDVVLCDAPPLLPVTDAAILARGTSGAILIASAGRVTRHQLEGAVEALHTVGAKVAGFVMSMVPTRGPDSYYNGYGYGYGYGYTQEQPKAARGRKRKTPVAVVPDTASLIGDTGFDSRRDARSAGDVGTR, encoded by the coding sequence ATGGAGCTCAGCGACTACATCCGCGTCCTCCGCAAGAACTGGCTGATCATCGTCGTGTTGACGCTGGTCGGCCTGGGCGCGGCAGCGGCATACTCTCTGACCCGCACGCCCGTGTACGAGTCGTCGAGCAGCGTCGCCGTATCGACGCAGACCGGCGGAACGGCATCCGACATCCAGCAGGGCGCCAACTTCGCGCAGACCCGCATCAACACGTATGTCGGGCTGGTGACGACCCCGATCGTCCTCAACCCGGTGATCGCCGACCTCGACCTAGGGGTGACGGCAGACGCACTCGAGAAGCAAATCACGGCGTCCTCGGCACTCAACACAACGATCATCACGATCACCGCGACGGACCCCGACCCTGTCGTCGCGGCCAACCTTGCGAACCAAGCTGCGGCGAGCCTCTCGAAAGTCGTCCCCGAGATCGAACCCGAGATCGAGGGCGGCAGCCCCGTGCGGCTAACCCGCGTCAGCGACGCGCAGCCCGCTCTCGCGCCGGCCAGCCCGAACGTCCCGCTCAACCTCGCGCTCGGCGTGCTCGTCGGCCTCGCACTCGGCGTCGGCGTCGCCGTCCTGCGCACCGTCCTCGACAACAAGGTCCGCACCCCGCGTGACGCGGAGGGCATCACGGCCGCCCCGTCGCTCGGTGCGATCGCCTACGACGCGAAGGCGAAAGAGCGCCCGCTCATCGTCCACGCCGACCCCCTCAGCCCGCGGGCCGAGTCGTTCCGCGCGCTCCGCACCAACCTGCAGTTCCTCGACATGGGTGGCCGTGCGAGCTTCGTCGTGACGAGTTCGGTTCCCAGTGAAGGCAAGTCGACCACGACGATCAACCTCGCGATCGCCCTCGCCGACGCCGGCAAGAAAGTCGCACTGCTCGACACCGACCTGCGCAAGCCCAAGGTCGCCGAATACCTCGGCATCGAAGGCGGCGTCGGCCTGACCGACGTGCTCATCGGCCGTGTGCGCGTCGGCGACGTCATGCTCCCGTGGGGTGGCCGCAGCCTCTTCGTGCTGCCCGCCGGCAAGATCCCGCCCAACCCGAGCGAGCTGCTCGGGTCGAAGCAGATGGCGACCCTCCTCGAGGTGCTCGAGCGCGACTTCGACGTCGTGCTGTGCGACGCTCCCCCGCTGCTGCCCGTCACCGACGCCGCCATCCTCGCCCGCGGCACGAGCGGCGCGATCCTCATCGCCTCGGCCGGTCGAGTCACGCGGCACCAGCTCGAAGGCGCCGTCGAGGCGCTGCACACGGTCGGCGCGAAGGTGGCCGGGTTCGTCATGTCGATGGTGCCCACCCGCGGACCTGACTCCTATTACAACGGGTACGGCTACGGGTATGGCTACGGCTACACGCAGGAGCAGCCCAAAGCCGCCCGCGGACGTAAGCGCAAGACGCCGGTCGCGGTCGTCCCCGATACGGCCTCGTTGATCGGCGACACCGGCTTCGACTCGCGACGCGACGCGCGAAGCGCAGGCGACGTCGGCACTCGCTGA
- a CDS encoding response regulator transcription factor: protein MASVLVVEDDIDVASLLSYVLQGVGHDVEVAHDGGAGLERAFQRHPDMVILDWMMPIKTGIEVCSTLRADPDFSSTRILMLTARSSPQDVAQAHAAGIDDYVVKPFTPRQLRERVAALLETA from the coding sequence ATGGCATCTGTCCTGGTCGTCGAAGACGACATCGACGTGGCCTCGCTGCTCAGTTACGTACTCCAAGGTGTCGGGCACGATGTCGAAGTCGCGCACGACGGTGGTGCCGGGCTCGAGCGGGCTTTCCAGCGGCATCCCGACATGGTCATCCTCGACTGGATGATGCCGATCAAGACGGGCATCGAAGTGTGTTCCACGCTGCGCGCCGACCCCGACTTCTCGTCGACGCGCATCCTCATGCTCACCGCTCGCTCGTCCCCCCAGGACGTCGCTCAGGCGCACGCCGCGGGCATCGACGACTACGTCGTGAAGCCGTTCACGCCGCGTCAGTTGCGCGAGCGCGTCGCGGCTCTGCTCGAGACCGCCTGA
- a CDS encoding sensor histidine kinase translates to MTTATAAGKAPPTGWSRGRRWGYWFTALACLFVTSLAGLTLQSPELPIAWWWPAAGAAAWFALRVPRQGRTWLMLTIPLATVTTNILVGRPWYLGLLYGLCNTVEIVVFLAALGRQRDSFRLDTLGNAVRFVSAALLGALVLGLTIAGTGALLAGASFASVAIVAFASHGSAVMLIGALAVLPARERHRANPIEVAVHAAVAAATLFLTFGPGGATEVSFLVFAVLAAACLRFPIRFAIVQSLLICVAALLLTLTAGGSFGFDLAASRTSPVTLVVFMSTVGVFSLLVSAARYEGRANAAIALTAAEDIARAERARVAALAEQLELQRQREDFAVATSHELRTPLTNMLGYTDLLLDTRLDDQQRSWLGAARRGAERLQGLIDTMIDARESHSSDAIAVDSLISRVQTAFATEASTRRASIITEPCGLVVRASDGDAERALSNLVSNAVTFAENGTVTLEATRVDDDVLISVTDDGPGMSPTTLRQAFDRFYRGPEAEGRGSSGVGLGLGSARDLARRNGGDVTVTSEAGRGVSAVLRLPALTDGDA, encoded by the coding sequence GTGACGACCGCCACCGCCGCAGGGAAGGCGCCTCCCACGGGGTGGTCGCGCGGGCGTCGCTGGGGCTACTGGTTCACCGCCCTCGCCTGCCTCTTCGTGACGAGTCTGGCCGGTCTCACGCTCCAGTCGCCCGAGCTCCCCATTGCCTGGTGGTGGCCCGCCGCGGGCGCCGCCGCCTGGTTCGCCCTCCGGGTGCCGCGGCAGGGCCGCACGTGGCTGATGCTGACCATCCCCCTCGCCACCGTCACGACGAACATCCTCGTCGGCCGACCCTGGTATCTCGGCCTGCTGTACGGGCTGTGCAACACCGTCGAGATCGTGGTCTTCCTCGCAGCCCTCGGTCGGCAGCGGGATTCGTTCCGGCTCGACACACTCGGGAACGCCGTCCGCTTCGTCAGCGCGGCCCTGCTGGGTGCGCTGGTGCTGGGACTCACGATCGCCGGCACGGGGGCGCTACTCGCCGGCGCCTCGTTCGCCTCGGTGGCGATCGTCGCTTTCGCGTCGCACGGCTCTGCGGTGATGCTGATCGGGGCGCTCGCCGTCCTCCCGGCCCGGGAGCGACACCGGGCGAATCCGATCGAAGTCGCTGTCCACGCCGCGGTCGCTGCAGCCACTCTCTTCCTCACCTTCGGCCCCGGCGGCGCCACGGAGGTGAGCTTCCTGGTGTTCGCGGTCCTGGCCGCGGCGTGCCTTCGCTTCCCGATCCGATTCGCGATCGTCCAGTCCCTGCTCATCTGCGTCGCCGCTCTGCTCCTGACCCTCACCGCCGGCGGCTCGTTCGGCTTCGACCTGGCGGCGTCGCGCACCTCACCGGTGACCCTCGTGGTCTTCATGAGCACCGTGGGGGTCTTCAGCCTGCTCGTCTCGGCGGCGCGGTACGAAGGACGCGCCAACGCCGCGATCGCCCTCACCGCGGCAGAGGACATCGCCCGAGCCGAACGCGCTCGCGTCGCCGCCCTCGCCGAGCAGCTCGAGCTGCAGCGCCAGCGCGAGGACTTCGCGGTGGCGACGAGCCACGAACTCCGCACGCCCCTGACGAACATGCTCGGATACACCGACCTGCTGCTCGACACCCGGCTCGACGATCAGCAGCGCTCGTGGCTCGGCGCCGCGCGCCGCGGCGCCGAGCGACTGCAGGGCCTCATCGACACGATGATCGACGCCCGAGAGTCGCACAGCAGCGACGCGATCGCCGTCGACTCCCTCATCTCGCGCGTGCAGACCGCGTTCGCCACGGAAGCCTCGACCCGACGCGCCTCGATCATCACCGAGCCGTGCGGTCTCGTCGTGCGGGCGAGCGACGGCGACGCCGAGCGTGCCCTCTCGAACCTGGTATCGAACGCCGTCACCTTCGCCGAAAACGGCACCGTCACACTCGAGGCCACCCGTGTCGACGACGACGTGCTCATCTCGGTGACCGACGACGGCCCCGGCATGTCGCCGACCACCCTGCGTCAAGCCTTCGACCGGTTCTACCGCGGGCCCGAAGCCGAGGGCCGCGGGTCGTCGGGCGTCGGGCTGGGCCTCGGCAGCGCGCGCGATCTCGCGCGGCGCAACGGCGGCGACGTCACCGTGACCTCCGAGGCGGGCCGCGGCGTGTCAGCCGTGCTCCGCCTGCCCGCGCTCACCGACGGCGACGCATGA
- a CDS encoding sugar transferase, producing the protein MADTMTTDSEESGATVVRVRRPEPVRNWRRTYARRLWLSDLLVLIWVVYGTQIAWFGLGAADLAIQTGRVAGEVSYWGFSAALILVWMLTLSLADTRDHRVIGGGTVEYTRITRSSVTLFGVIAIVAFLTQTEVARGFLLISLPLGILLLLFERWLWRQWLVAQRASGAFSARVLLVGSRRSVLETATELLRTPTAGYHLVGACVPTGAVAETIPGTDIPIMGSITSVADAMTACGADTVVVTSTDELPVDKVKEISWGLESGRQHLVLAPGIADIAGPRIHTRPVSGLPLIHVETPKFGKGQRLVKRTFDIVCSVTLIVVASPVLAGVALAVKMSSPGPLLYRQQRIGLSGIPFHMLKFRSMRVGADQELKALLEAQGTSEKPLFKIQNDPRITPIGRFIRKYSLDELPQLFNVLGGSMSIVGPRPQIAAEVALYTDAAKRRLLARPGITGLWQVSGRSTMEWEDAVRLDLYYVENWSLTNDIVILVKTVRAVLVPGASAH; encoded by the coding sequence ATGGCAGACACCATGACGACGGATTCGGAAGAGAGCGGCGCCACCGTCGTACGCGTCCGCCGCCCCGAACCGGTACGGAACTGGCGCCGCACGTACGCCCGCCGCCTGTGGCTCAGCGATCTGCTCGTCCTCATCTGGGTCGTCTACGGCACGCAGATCGCCTGGTTCGGTCTCGGCGCCGCGGATCTCGCGATACAGACGGGGCGCGTCGCCGGCGAGGTCTCCTACTGGGGGTTCTCGGCCGCCCTCATCCTCGTGTGGATGCTGACCCTCAGCCTCGCCGACACCCGCGATCACCGCGTCATCGGCGGCGGGACGGTCGAGTACACCAGGATCACGCGGTCCAGCGTGACCCTTTTCGGAGTGATCGCGATCGTCGCCTTCCTCACGCAGACCGAGGTCGCCCGCGGGTTCCTGCTCATCAGCCTGCCGCTCGGCATCCTTCTGCTGCTGTTCGAACGGTGGCTGTGGCGTCAGTGGCTCGTCGCGCAGCGGGCATCCGGCGCGTTCTCGGCACGAGTGCTCCTGGTGGGGTCCCGGCGCTCGGTGCTCGAGACGGCGACCGAGCTTCTGCGAACCCCCACGGCCGGATACCACCTCGTCGGCGCGTGTGTTCCGACCGGTGCCGTCGCCGAGACCATCCCCGGAACCGACATCCCCATCATGGGATCGATCACGTCAGTCGCCGATGCGATGACCGCCTGCGGTGCGGACACCGTTGTCGTCACGAGCACCGACGAGCTCCCCGTGGACAAGGTGAAGGAGATCTCGTGGGGCCTCGAATCAGGCCGCCAGCATCTCGTCCTCGCCCCGGGCATCGCCGACATCGCCGGTCCCCGGATTCACACTCGCCCCGTGTCGGGACTGCCCCTCATCCACGTCGAGACGCCGAAGTTCGGCAAGGGCCAGCGCCTCGTCAAGCGGACCTTCGACATCGTCTGCTCCGTCACCCTGATCGTCGTCGCCTCCCCGGTTCTCGCCGGCGTCGCCCTGGCCGTGAAGATGTCGTCGCCCGGCCCGCTGCTCTACCGCCAGCAGCGCATCGGCCTGTCGGGCATCCCCTTCCACATGCTCAAGTTCCGGTCGATGCGCGTCGGCGCCGACCAGGAGCTGAAGGCGCTTCTCGAAGCGCAGGGCACGAGCGAGAAGCCGCTCTTCAAGATCCAGAACGATCCCCGCATCACGCCGATCGGGCGCTTCATCCGCAAGTACTCGCTCGACGAGCTACCCCAGCTGTTCAACGTCCTGGGCGGGTCGATGAGCATCGTCGGCCCCCGTCCGCAGATCGCCGCCGAAGTCGCCCTCTACACGGACGCGGCCAAACGCCGCCTGCTCGCTCGCCCCGGGATCACCGGTCTCTGGCAGGTCAGTGGCCGCTCGACGATGGAGTGGGAGGACGCGGTACGCCTCGACCTCTACTACGTCGAGAACTGGTCGCTGACGAACGACATCGTCATCCTCGTCAAGACGGTGCGTGCGGTCCTCGTTCCGGGCGCGAGCGCGCATTGA
- a CDS encoding sensor histidine kinase — protein sequence MPTTERHAVESRWADNQLIGTRVRSVWQWQLIFTFSVVAITVAVGVLDVGLLATPGFLFGILVIVIASIATLVTPWARIPKHAAFVLPLVDIVAIGLLTLSQPSLGFLWVFPIAWIATYYGTLEIVASLAAVALMNLADPDHWNLSPDVVVELLIVMLALAFLAITISVGAQRMRAFRYLARNQARRLAATVERVQSAEQRVNTVFDSIGVALARVARGGEIVSANAAYRELYSLDAQDLRFPVGGAVEYSGFRGRALAPAETALARAGRGEVVEHERLWLFDRSGTWRALGLSIRPAGANSIGEDTFVVELEDLTAVAEAQQERPHVSRVIAHELRNPLTAILGHADLLLEGAPLTPAQRDHVNVIESASERMLTLIQGILAPATDADVHRARFDAAALVTSAIEAFTPAASASELVVDAVVAGPLVVEGDEFRLRQVVDNVLSNAIKYSDRGTLRVAAAVDDDGWVAVTIADEGIGMSADDVERVFTPYFRAQTAQEGGVPGTGLGMGIARDIVESHGGSITVESALGRGTTVTVRLPAAGRSEGAY from the coding sequence ATGCCGACAACCGAACGCCACGCAGTGGAGAGCCGCTGGGCGGATAACCAGCTGATCGGCACGCGCGTCCGGTCGGTGTGGCAATGGCAGTTGATCTTCACCTTCAGCGTCGTGGCGATCACCGTCGCGGTCGGCGTCCTCGACGTCGGCCTGCTCGCCACCCCGGGCTTCCTCTTCGGCATCCTCGTCATCGTCATCGCGTCGATCGCGACCCTCGTCACACCGTGGGCGCGGATCCCCAAGCACGCGGCTTTCGTCCTGCCCCTCGTCGACATCGTCGCGATCGGGCTGCTGACCCTCAGCCAGCCGAGCCTCGGCTTCTTGTGGGTCTTCCCCATCGCCTGGATCGCGACCTACTACGGCACCCTCGAGATCGTGGCGTCGCTGGCCGCCGTCGCGCTCATGAACCTCGCCGACCCCGATCACTGGAACCTCTCGCCCGACGTGGTCGTGGAGCTGCTGATCGTCATGCTGGCTCTCGCCTTCCTCGCCATCACGATTTCGGTGGGCGCCCAACGAATGCGCGCGTTCCGCTACCTCGCTCGCAATCAGGCGCGGCGGCTTGCGGCCACCGTCGAACGCGTGCAGTCGGCGGAGCAACGGGTCAACACGGTCTTCGACTCGATCGGCGTCGCCCTCGCCCGGGTGGCGCGCGGCGGTGAGATCGTCTCGGCGAACGCCGCCTACCGCGAGCTCTACTCGCTCGACGCGCAGGACCTCCGCTTCCCGGTGGGGGGCGCGGTCGAGTACTCCGGCTTCCGCGGCCGCGCCCTGGCCCCGGCCGAGACCGCTCTCGCACGCGCGGGCCGAGGCGAGGTCGTCGAACACGAGCGCCTATGGCTCTTCGACCGCAGCGGGACCTGGCGCGCCCTCGGGCTCTCGATCCGCCCGGCAGGCGCGAACTCGATTGGCGAGGACACCTTCGTCGTCGAACTCGAGGACCTCACCGCCGTGGCCGAAGCCCAGCAAGAACGTCCGCACGTCTCGCGGGTGATCGCACATGAGCTGCGGAACCCCCTCACCGCGATCCTCGGCCACGCCGATCTGCTCCTCGAAGGCGCCCCCCTCACGCCTGCGCAGCGCGACCACGTGAACGTCATCGAATCCGCCAGCGAGCGAATGCTCACCCTCATTCAGGGGATTCTCGCTCCGGCAACGGATGCCGACGTCCACCGCGCGCGCTTCGACGCTGCCGCCCTGGTCACCTCGGCGATCGAGGCGTTCACGCCCGCGGCATCCGCGTCGGAATTGGTGGTGGACGCCGTCGTCGCCGGCCCGCTCGTCGTCGAGGGCGACGAGTTCCGCCTGCGCCAGGTCGTCGACAACGTCCTGAGCAACGCCATCAAGTACAGCGACCGCGGAACGCTCCGTGTAGCCGCGGCGGTCGACGACGACGGTTGGGTCGCCGTGACCATCGCCGACGAGGGGATCGGCATGTCCGCCGACGACGTCGAGCGCGTCTTCACGCCCTACTTCCGCGCGCAGACCGCGCAGGAGGGCGGCGTGCCCGGCACCGGCCTCGGCATGGGGATCGCGCGCGATATCGTCGAGAGCCACGGGGGTAGCATCACCGTGGAGAGCGCTCTCGGACGCGGGACGACCGTCACGGTCCGTCTGCCCGCCGCAGGCCGCAGCGAGGGGGCGTACTGA